A window of Methanooceanicella nereidis genomic DNA:
TGCCGATATCGCCTGTACGCCGCCTACCTTGAATATCCGGTCGGCTCCCGCCATATCCAGGGCTGTCAGTGTGAGCGGGTGTATCGACCCGTCCTTTCTTGGCGGTGTGCATGCGATGACCTCCGGGACTCCTGCCACCCTTGCCGGTATGACCAGCATGAGCGCCGAAGACGGGTATGAGCCCATCCCTCCGGGCACATATGCGCCTATGCGGGACAGCGGCGTATATTTTTGCCCCAGCCTTATGCCGGGGTAGATCTCCGTAAGCCACGTCTCAGTCGATGGTAATTGCAAAGCGTGAAAAGCCTGAATATTTTCTATAGCAGCTTCCAGATGGCCTATTGTCTCATAGTCGATAAGCTCTTCGGCATTATAGATCTCATCTTCCGTCACCTCTAAGCTCTCAATGTCTACGCCGTCAAATTGCTTTGTGTACTTTTTAACCGCAGCATCGCCGTTCGACCTGACATCGTCGGCGACCAGCTTCACGGAGCCCATCACTGACTCTATGCTGGTCCTGCGCTTAAAGAGCTCCTTCAGCACATCTTCATCTATGTTAGAAAGCTGCCTTATCATCCAGTCCTCTCCTGTTCGTACACCATGCCATCCCGGATGGCCACGGTGTATATTAGATACATTACATTTTTGCTTTTGCATAATACATCTAAATGTTCTTTAAACTTTGCGTTAAAAGACCATAAACCAAAAACTATTTTCTTTAATAACCAGATACAGAAGCAAAATTCGAAGGTATCTTATGGAAGATCAGTGCCGGCAGGAACTTAAAAAAAGAGAGGCCGAACCGGGAATAAACATCAGAAAAGCCGTGGGCAGCGATGCTGAAGAGATGTTCAGGCTTGAATGTTTGTGCTTTGACATAGAAGCGTTTTCGATCGAACAGCTAAGGTACCTCATCCATACGAGGACGTCAATACCTCTTGTCGCCGAATTTGACGAACATTTCGCCGGTTTCGTCATCGGGCTCACCAACAGGAACAGGGGCGGCATTTATGGCAGGATATACACTCTCGATGTAGACCCTGCATGCCGTGGAAAAGGAATCGGGATGGTCTTAATGTCCCGTGTCCTTGAAGAGCTGAAAAGGGCGGGATGTAAGAAATGCTTCCTGGAAGTAAAAGTGGAGAACAAGAGCGCTATATCATTATATAAAAAGCTGGGCTTCGAGGAAAAGGATACTATTTTAGACTATTATGCGAAAGGAGTCCACGCAATAAAGATGAAGAAGGACCTGAAAGAGCCTGGTCGTTGAACATATACGTGATGCACAGCGCGGCACAGGTCAGGTTAAGCGCTATTAACCCCACGGATATAAGATAAGACGATGATCCTATCAAAGAATACAACAAGGATACGTCTGTCCCGGGGGTATAGTTTAATGCATATAATGAAGTGCGCACTGCGATGAACAGCGTTACGGGGCCTGCATCGATTAATAAAGTCGCGAAGGCTAAAACTGTCGTCATTGCCAGGCCTGCCATGTAAAGCAGTATCATGCCAGAATCATCTTTTATGGCTGTGTGCGTTGTGGAAGCATCCAGGCCGAAGTAATTAACGTATATGCCGTACACTTGCCCTTCAAACGCTTTTACGATAACGGCGTGAGCGCATTCGTGGACATAGCCATAGAGTATATTTGCCGCCCAGAGCGCCAGAACAAGGCACATTACCTTAAAAATCACATGCGATGTAACTTCGACAGAGAGTGTATCCTTAAGAAGCATGTATTATGAAAAAATTAAATAAACTTATAAATCCTTTCTCCTGGATTTTGAAAATTTTTTTATAATTAACTGTGAATATGAAAATATTTTCCCAAGTAATAAATTTATAGTCTAATTATAAATAAATTAAAAAAGGAATGTTTTTATATTATGCTAGTTATACATTAATTGGTTGCTATGGAAGCAGTTAAAAACCACCTATTATCGATGCTTCAGCAAGACGCCGGGAACGCGTGCACATATTTCAAACGCAGGACAACGGGGATCATCTCGAACGTCCTCGGGGACTATTACATAACCCAGCACATGAGAACGTATATACTCAGGGCCAGCGGAATGAGGCTCGGTAAAGGCGTAAGGATCAGGGCCCCTATGCACGTGGAAAGGCCGGACCGGCTCACGATAGGCGAGTCATCGTTCATCAACAGGGAAGTTTACATCGATAATACGGCAGCCCCGGTCCATATTGGTAAGAACGTCATAATAGGGTTCAGGACTTCGATAACCACATCCAGCCACGACCCAAGGTCAAGAGATATGGAAGGCAGGGCTATCACCATCGGCGACGATGTCTGGATAGGTGCCTGCGCCACGATATTGCCGGGAATAAAGATCGGCGACGGGGCGGTAGTAGCGGGCGGAGCTGTGATCACAAAGGACGTAGAGCCTTATACGATGGTAGGAGGAGTCCCGGCCAGGCCAATAAAAAGCCTAAGAGATGATCAGTAATGAGCATGCTTGATAAAAACAATGTATTATTTACGGGCATCATCGCAATGGTGCTGATAAGCCTGGTCACAGGCATATATCTAATCTCATCAGCACCCGCCGAAACTGTGGAAGAGCGCAATACAGCCATGTTTATGTTCACTTCAGACATCGAAAAGAACATCACAGAAACCCCTGCCACGATCAAGGTGCCTTTCTATATAGAAAACCATGAAGGAAGGGACATAGAGTATAGATATAGCATTGACCTTTTCCTTAAGGACGGATTCTTCCATCAGAGCCTTGACAAAAAGGACGCATGGACAGAGGACCTGAACGTTGGGCAAATATTCAACGCAGCTTCCGGCAGCGTTTACGTGCGGGACGGGGAGATACAAAAAGTGGAATGTGAAGTGCCATTTTCATATGACGGCCTCTGGAAATACTCGAATATCACTTTGGGCGACGACGACTGGAAATACATGAACATCACCATAAAATTATACAAAGACGGCTCGGATGAGATCTACAGGTCCCTGAAGCTATGGGCGCTTAACAAGATATAATGAGTTGAACGCTTCAAAATTGCCTGTTCCATTATGTATTTTTTCTAATTTTTATAGCCGCGATGATTGTACAAAATAGTACAGGATTAAAACAACAAGCTCACAAAGGCAAACAAGGACCATTATCTTCCACCACAAAGCGCTCGAAGGCGAAAAAGGTCCACAAATTTTTTTAAAGTATATGTTAATCTTCTAAAAAAGTCCTTTGTGTACCCTTGTGCCCGTTGAGCCCTTAGTGGTGGAAACTGGTGTACCCTTGTGCCCGTTGAGCGCTTTGTGGTTAACAAATTAGAGAACTTCGAGCTCTTTGCGGGGAAATAGAGTGAATCAGATTGTAATACCAGAGGAAATAGTCTGAATACGTATATAGCGGATGTACTGATGTTCTTCATTTAATTTTTATAACTTGTAAGCTTTTTCTTTGCCTGGCTTCGTACTGGCATATACCGGATCCGGTTCTCTGCCATCTTGACCAGGGCGCCCAGCTTTCTTGCATCACTGTACTTCCTGAACATCAGCTCCGAGTTTACATAGTCCAGCTCGGAAGACATGTATTTCCATGCGAGCTCTATATCGCCGAAGTCCATTTGCCTTGACCTTATCACGCAGTTGAAACCGTCATAGGACCCGAATCCGGCATCCTCTTTTATCAGTTTTTCCTTCAGGGCATCCTCCCTTAATCCGGTGCCATGGTAAGGCGTCATAAGAGAAACGACGCTGCGGATGTTTATTTTTCTCGCATAGTCAAGATTCCGGGATACGCTGTCCCAGGTCTCTCCCGGAAAGCCCACAATATAAAATCCGGTAAGATCGATGTTATGCGACCTGCACACATCTATCATCCGTTCTATCTTTGGCACGGAACCGGGGTCCTGGCCGATCTCGGACAATGTGCTGTCATCCGTCGATTCTATGCCGGTCATGATACGCGCGCACCCGGCCTTTGCCATGATATTTATCAGTTCCTCGTTGAGGTTCTGCAGATCCACTTCGCAGGTCCATCTCCACCGGCGGCCGCTCCCGACGATGCTGTTACAAAGACCAACAAGCCTATTCTTATTAAGGGCGAAATTCGGGTCCCTGAACTGTATGTTCGTCGCCCCGAACCGCTCTTTGAGATAGATGAGCTCCCCGAGCACGGATTCCGGTCCCCTCGAGCGCCATTTTCTCCCGTGATGCACGGGGTAAGGGCACATGTTACACTTATTCGGGCATCCCCTGCTGGAAAGCACGTAAAATGTAAAGTCTTCGACCTTGTGCCTGAACGCATAATATTTCAAAGGTATAAGATGCCATGCGGGGTACGGGAGGGATTCGATATCCTGACAATAGACCCAGTCAGAAGTGATCTTCAGACCTTCGTCATCCCGGTATAATACACCTTCGCATGATCGTATATCACCCGATGCTAACACATCAGATATTACAGCTTCCGGCTCTCCGAACAGTAAAAAATCGCCCTTGAATTCGTCTATCCAGTGATCATAGGTATTTTTTATGACCGGGCCGAATCCAAAGACTTTTGCGGACGGGCATCTCTCTTTTATCCCGTTGATGAGCTTGATGTCAGGTATTAATGAAGGAAGGGAAATACGTACCCCGATGGCATCCGGATCTTTTTTTACGGCATTAGTTATGGTTTGCTCCGCGGACATTCTCATAGCAAGGGCGTCGACGATCTCTACGCTGTTACCGCTTGACTCGAGTACTGAGGCTGAATATAATAGATCCATGGGCGGGCCTGAATGCTGTTCCAGATTAAAATTATAAAACAGGCTTTTCAGGAAAGATATCCCGGGGCTGGTCCCGAGCCCTCCTGCCATATCCCTGAAAGACATGTGTCCCGGTATCTCCGGTGGGTTCACAAGAACGATATTCACGGCTATTTCTCCTGTAGTAAGCGCTATGTATGTCCACAAAAATATAGCTGAACAAAAAGGAAATAGTTTAGTTACGGATTAAGCGGTTAAAGGCCGATATCCTCTATTAAAACCGGTAAGCGATAAAGGGTCATGCTTCCGGGATCAAGACCACGAGCCTGCAGCCTTTTGTATGATCGCCCGGCACCCTGTCCTCCACCCGGAATGTCCCGTTGAAATCGTCCACGAGCATCTTTGTCAGGCAAAGGCCGAAGCCTTTTCCCGATGCCCTTGTCTTGATAAGCGATAGCCTTTCGAACAGTTTGTTCTTTAGACTGTCCGGTATCCCCGGGCCGTTATCCTCAACTA
This region includes:
- a CDS encoding DUF1616 domain-containing protein, translating into MSMLDKNNVLFTGIIAMVLISLVTGIYLISSAPAETVEERNTAMFMFTSDIEKNITETPATIKVPFYIENHEGRDIEYRYSIDLFLKDGFFHQSLDKKDAWTEDLNVGQIFNAASGSVYVRDGEIQKVECEVPFSYDGLWKYSNITLGDDDWKYMNITIKLYKDGSDEIYRSLKLWALNKI
- a CDS encoding B12-binding domain-containing radical SAM protein, whose product is MNIVLVNPPEIPGHMSFRDMAGGLGTSPGISFLKSLFYNFNLEQHSGPPMDLLYSASVLESSGNSVEIVDALAMRMSAEQTITNAVKKDPDAIGVRISLPSLIPDIKLINGIKERCPSAKVFGFGPVIKNTYDHWIDEFKGDFLLFGEPEAVISDVLASGDIRSCEGVLYRDDEGLKITSDWVYCQDIESLPYPAWHLIPLKYYAFRHKVEDFTFYVLSSRGCPNKCNMCPYPVHHGRKWRSRGPESVLGELIYLKERFGATNIQFRDPNFALNKNRLVGLCNSIVGSGRRWRWTCEVDLQNLNEELINIMAKAGCARIMTGIESTDDSTLSEIGQDPGSVPKIERMIDVCRSHNIDLTGFYIVGFPGETWDSVSRNLDYARKINIRSVVSLMTPYHGTGLREDALKEKLIKEDAGFGSYDGFNCVIRSRQMDFGDIELAWKYMSSELDYVNSELMFRKYSDARKLGALVKMAENRIRYMPVRSQAKKKLTSYKN
- a CDS encoding GNAT family N-acetyltransferase, whose translation is MEDQCRQELKKREAEPGINIRKAVGSDAEEMFRLECLCFDIEAFSIEQLRYLIHTRTSIPLVAEFDEHFAGFVIGLTNRNRGGIYGRIYTLDVDPACRGKGIGMVLMSRVLEELKRAGCKKCFLEVKVENKSAISLYKKLGFEEKDTILDYYAKGVHAIKMKKDLKEPGR